Proteins encoded in a region of the Drosophila sechellia strain sech25 chromosome 2L, ASM438219v1, whole genome shotgun sequence genome:
- the LOC6618267 gene encoding ATP synthase mitochondrial F1 complex assembly factor 2: protein MNGKHIVSAIRALRLTNFSQCKGAASSFTVRHYASPPKRFYKKTSVLSGDSGYEVVLDHRKLKTPKGTPFIVRSEPLAIAVATEFDAQKENIERSRMHLSALCFTAIDNPNHLSKLDMVNYLLNFIGTDTVLFQYDDEKDLQDLQVNEWDPVIAWFNQRYDTNLQKTMNITPPQVSERDKMNIAKHFQSYSLETLHGFIFAVDTLKSIVLACAVIEQMLTVEKAVALARLEEEYQLKFWGRVEWAHDLNQQELQARLAAAVLFIHLNCSENLVKQKIIL, encoded by the exons ATGAACGGAAAGCATATAGTTAGCGCTATCCGAGCTCTCCGGTTGACCAACTTTAGCCAGTGTAAGGGAGCCGCTAGCAGTTTCACTGTGCGCCACTATG CCTCTCCACCCAAGCGGTTCTACAAGAAGACTTCCGTACTGAGCGGCGACAGCGGCTATGAAGTGGTGTTGGATCACCGGAAACTGAAAACGCCCAAGGGCACACCCTTCATCGTCCGCAGCGAACCCCTGGCTATTGCTGTAGCCACTGAGTTCGACGCCCAGAAGGAAAACATCGAGCGTTCCCGCATGCACTTATCTGCGCTCTGCTTCACGGCCATTGACAATCCCAATCACCTCTCCAAGTTGGACATGGTCAACTACCTGCTCAACTTCATCGGCACAGACACGGTGCTCTTCCAGTACGAC GACGAAAAGGACCTGCAGGACCTACAGGTGAACGAATGGGACCCGGTAATCGCCTGGTTCAACCAGCGCTACGACACAAACCTGCAGAAGACCATGAACATAACGCCGCCTCAGGTCAGCGAGCGAGATAAAATGAATATCGCAAAGCATTTTCAGTCCTACAGTTTGGAAACGCTGCATG GCTTCATTTTCGCTGTGGACACTTTGAAGTCGATTGTCCTTGCCTGCGCCGTCATCGAGCAGATGCTTACCGTGGAGAAGGCTGTTGCCCTGGCGCGTCTAGAGGAAGAATACCAGCTTAAGTTTTGGGGTCGCGTGGAGTGGGCACATGACTTAAACCAACAGGAGTTGCAAGCACGTCTGGCGGCTGCCGTGCTCTTCATACATCTTAACTGTTCGGAAAACCTTGTTAAGCAAAAGATAATtctttaa